In Oncorhynchus clarkii lewisi isolate Uvic-CL-2024 chromosome 2, UVic_Ocla_1.0, whole genome shotgun sequence, one DNA window encodes the following:
- the LOC139369378 gene encoding coiled-coil domain-containing protein 34-like, which yields MSSFPASASKSFSSTPLKTYQDSGRELHRSKSVDYDSTGDSTYSLLSPIYHDSYESDEDLSAAHHVHQIDTSATQSDDARPLSPIRDDPQQKPPERRAVTEAEDPEACLSAWERWLVCKAKEERLRIEKKAEEERLLRERNEEQEREQQKKKMVVEEKIQEWLQMKKEQEKQEKLLKESKEQKEMQRQQQKQREIEQKAGEKYREWLRRKNLEKMESERRAKEEAASREAQERERRQRAEENFKEWLRAQDKSRPSPNAPGCPRGGYDNVTYPSPSFYNPIPWKPIHVPPPEKTPVKKTSHRKRPSQPKYQNSPSIPFRLRDTVSSAARLQRR from the exons ATGTCAAGCTTTCCTGCCTCCGCCTCCAAGAGTTTCAGCTCGACTCCTCTAAAGACTTACCAGGACAGCGGCAGGGAACTGCACCGATCCAAGAGTGTGGACTATGACTCAACAGGCGACTCCACctactctctgctctcccccATCTACCATGACAGCTATGAGAGTGATGAGGACCTGTCTGCAGCTCACCACGTACATCAGATAGACACCTCAGCCACACAGAGTGATGACGCCAGACCCCTCTCACCcatcag agatgaTCCACAACAGAAGCccccagagaggagagcagtaacTGAGGCGGAGGATCCAGAGGCATGTCTCTCTGCCTGGGAGAGGTGGCTGGTCTGCAAAGCCAAAGAGGAGAGACTCAGAATAGAAAAGAAAGCAGAAGAG GAGCGCCTACTGAGGGAGAGGAAtgaggaacaggagagagagcagcagaagaAGAAGATGGTGGTGGAGGAGAAGATCCAGGAGTGGCTGCAGATGAAGAAAGAACAG GAGAAGCAGGAGAAATTGCTGAAGGAGAGCAAAGAGCAGAAGGAGATGCAGAGGCAGCAGCAGAAGCAGAGGGAGATTGAACAGAAAGCAGGGGAGAAGTACAGAGAGTGGCTACGGAGGAAGAACCTGGAGAAaatggagagcgagaggagagcgaAG GAGGAGGCAGCCAGCAGAGAGGCTCAGGAGAGGGAgcgcagacagagagcagaggaaaACTTTAAGGAATGGCTTCGTGCCCAGGACAAGAGCCGACCCAGTCCCAATGCACCCGGCTGCCCTCGAG GTGGCTATGACAATGTAACGTACCCATCTCCCAGCTTCTACAACCCAATCCCATGGAAGCCCATCCACGTCCCGCCACCAGAGAAAACACCAGTGAAGAAGACTTCCCACAGGAAACGGCCAAGTCAGCCCAAGTACCAGAACAGCCCCAGCATCCCATTCAGACTCAGAGACACTGTAAGCTCGGCAGCTCGCCTGCAGAGGAGATGA
- the LOC139369387 gene encoding ras-related protein Rab-19-like yields MAPETLDLARKTTIPKMQWCRWAGNWKSHLPGKSSGPEQDDSFDFLFKIILVGDSDVGKTCVVQSFKSGVFMEKQQNTIGVDFTVRTMDIDGRKVKLQVWDTAGQERFRTITQSYYRSAHGAIVAYDITRRPTFESVTHWIQEVEQYGAASVVLILIGNKSDLQSERQVLFEDACTLAEGKGALAALETSAKEAQNVEAAFVLMARELMVRNGLTITDEHSQASPHFPNSHPIHGSDSTDRKSCC; encoded by the exons ATGGCGCCTGAG ACCCTGGACCTTGCCCGGAAAACTACAATTCCCAAGATGCAGTGGTGCAGGTGGGCAGGCAACTGGAAATCACACCTGCCAGGAAAG TCCTCTGGGCCGGAGCAGGACGACTCCTTCGACTTCCTCTTTAAGATCATCCTGGTGGGAGACTCGGACGTGGGGAAGACCTGCGTGGTCCAGAGCTTTAAGTCTGGTGTCTTCATGGAGAAACAACAAAACACTATCGGGGTGGACTTCACCGTACGCACCATGGACATTGATGGCAGGAAGGTCAAG CTGCAGGTGTGGGACACGGCTGGACAGGAGCGTTTCCGCACAATCACCCAGAGTTATTACCGCAGTGCCCACGGCGCTATAGTGGCCTATGACATCACACGGCGTCCAACGTTTGAATCTGTGACACACTGGATCCAGGAAGTGGAGCAGTACGGGGCTGCTAGCGTTGTTCTCATCCTCATTG GGAACAAGTCGGATCTGCAGTCGGAGAGACAAGTGCTGTTTGAGGATGCCTGTACTCTGGCTGAAGGGAAGGGTGCGCTGGCCGCCTTGGAAACCTCAGCCAAGGAGGCCCAGAATGTGGAGGCAGCCTTCGTGCTAATGGCCCGGGAGCTGATGGTTAGGAACGGCCTGACCATCACAGACGAACACTCACAGGCCTCCCCACACTTCCCAAACTCCCATCCTATCCATGGCTCCGATTCCACGGACAGGAAATCATGTTGTTGA